The region ACGAGTGGATGAAGGGAGCGCTGGAATGGGAGTAGCCCGTGGGCGTTGAAGGGCTGATGCAGCAGGGCTTCGTCACCACGAAGCTCGACACGGTCATCAACTGGACGCGCACCGGCTCGATGTGGCCGATGACCTTCGGCCTCGCCTGCTGCGCGATCGAGATGATGCATGCCGGCGCGGCGCGCTACGACCTCGACCGCTTCGGCATCGTGTTCCGGCCGAGCCCGCGCCAGTCCGACGTGATGATCATCGCCGGCACGCTGTGCAACAAGATGGCGCCGGCCCTGCGCAAGGTCTACGACCAGATGGCCGAGCCGCGCTGGGTGGTGTCGATGGGTTCCTGCGCCAACGGCGGGGGCTACTACCACTATTCGTATTCCGTGGTGCGCGGCGCCGACCGGATCGTGCCCGTCGACATCT is a window of Vicinamibacterales bacterium DNA encoding:
- a CDS encoding NADH-quinone oxidoreductase subunit B family protein, whose amino-acid sequence is MQQGFVTTKLDTVINWTRTGSMWPMTFGLACCAIEMMHAGAARYDLDRFGIVFRPSPRQSDVMIIAGTLCNKMAPALRKVYDQMAEPRWVVSMGSCANGGGYYHYSYSVVRGADRIVPVDIYVPGCPPTAEALLYGLVQLQNKIKRTSTIAR